One genomic region from Chthonomonas calidirosea T49 encodes:
- a CDS encoding acyl-CoA thioesterase: MKGRMPLERGSQTEIRVRYAECDPMGVVHHSNYPIWFEAARSTFCRERGIDYAQMERDGYAMPVLELHCRFIKPAYYEDLVVVRTWPIECRRSLLRMGYEVWRGEELLTEAETLQMLIERASGKPRRFSEALYERFMSPKIV; this comes from the coding sequence ATGAAGGGACGTATGCCGCTTGAGAGGGGCTCTCAGACGGAGATTCGTGTTCGATATGCGGAGTGTGATCCTATGGGGGTGGTTCATCATTCGAACTATCCCATTTGGTTTGAGGCTGCACGCAGCACATTTTGCAGAGAGCGGGGCATTGACTACGCACAGATGGAGCGCGACGGCTACGCCATGCCCGTGCTGGAACTGCATTGCCGTTTTATAAAACCGGCGTATTATGAGGACTTAGTCGTTGTACGAACATGGCCTATAGAGTGTCGGCGCAGTTTACTAAGAATGGGCTATGAGGTATGGCGTGGGGAAGAGCTTTTGACGGAGGCCGAGACGTTGCAGATGTTGATCGAGCGGGCGAGCGGCAAACCACGTCGTTTTTCTGAAGCATTGTACGAGCGATTTATGAGCCCAAAAATAGTTTAG
- a CDS encoding sensor histidine kinase gives MQSVTAMEAAAQALLSHRRKLLSEWCQQVSRILWHLDPSLLGPRGELRQAVSQIYDCVVRNHLLQQSLDPVTEEEALLAEKIAEMPLEWGDLGACFKTLARLVTKQLDSMPEGGATAAYLCSACINDFLLRAASLRLHKSEAIEIARRDAEVVRRHQLMRFLSNASHDARAPLTTLLGFTELLQEETYGPLNEAQQTALGHIYHASLHLQEILDNLFDLLRIQDQRRELHPRVFDLNSSLREIVEMLQPLAQRQDVQLRYDANLPSCWIIADESLIRHIVYQIVHESLRSSRTEGVVDLRAHVGGEELILVVSDSAAPISQQKLSTIYGLSLEREPYAAGGLEWDFGLSLACRYIALHQGRLEVKANEDNSGNVFTIHLPVRIHVDYEATMESNQP, from the coding sequence ATGCAGAGCGTAACAGCGATGGAGGCTGCCGCCCAAGCTCTTCTCTCTCATCGCCGCAAGCTGTTGAGCGAATGGTGTCAACAGGTTAGCCGAATTTTATGGCATTTAGATCCTTCCTTGCTTGGGCCTCGCGGTGAGCTGAGACAGGCGGTATCCCAAATCTATGACTGTGTCGTGCGGAACCATTTACTTCAACAGTCGCTCGACCCGGTAACAGAAGAGGAGGCGCTTCTGGCGGAAAAGATCGCTGAAATGCCGCTTGAATGGGGCGATTTGGGCGCTTGTTTCAAGACTCTCGCACGGTTGGTTACGAAACAACTTGATTCGATGCCAGAGGGTGGAGCTACAGCCGCCTATCTATGTAGTGCGTGCATTAACGACTTCCTCTTGCGTGCTGCCTCGCTACGCCTGCATAAAAGCGAGGCAATAGAGATCGCTCGGCGTGATGCGGAGGTGGTAAGGCGCCATCAACTCATGCGGTTTCTCTCTAACGCTTCCCACGATGCCCGAGCCCCTCTTACGACCTTGCTAGGTTTTACAGAACTTTTGCAAGAGGAGACCTATGGACCTTTAAACGAGGCACAGCAGACTGCTCTTGGGCATATCTACCACGCTTCCCTCCATCTGCAAGAGATACTTGATAATCTCTTCGATCTGTTGAGAATACAAGATCAACGACGGGAACTTCATCCCAGGGTCTTTGATCTCAACAGCTCTCTAAGGGAGATCGTCGAAATGTTGCAACCGTTAGCTCAGCGACAAGATGTGCAGCTGAGGTACGATGCGAACCTCCCGTCGTGCTGGATTATCGCCGACGAGAGCCTCATACGGCATATTGTCTACCAGATAGTACACGAGAGCCTTCGCTCAAGTAGAACGGAGGGGGTTGTTGACCTGAGAGCCCATGTGGGGGGAGAGGAGCTTATCCTTGTGGTGTCCGATTCGGCGGCACCCATTTCCCAGCAAAAGCTTTCGACCATCTATGGTCTTTCGTTGGAGAGGGAGCCGTATGCTGCTGGAGGTCTTGAGTGGGATTTTGGTCTGTCGTTAGCCTGTCGTTACATCGCATTGCATCAAGGAAGACTGGAGGTAAAGGCCAACGAGGACAATAGCGGCAATGTCTTCACTATACACCTGCCGGTGCGTATTCATGTGGACTACGAGGCGACGATGGAGTCGAACCAGCCATGA
- a CDS encoding OmpH family outer membrane protein → MKVTPFLHMGAFTLALLIAAGGLRVNAGDNQSASSPLLRSDIARVDMQRVYEASDAPTVVEQKYQDAMLKAADQSRQARRVAFLTPEELGEFLHLITLDNPTPAQQARIKELQNLSDQRSAQLNALITKPDKELTAADRTTMQTLQARQQQYLQDILPGIDKELSDKALQTVDDCRKDQLEQLRNLVAEVARKKGIHEVWSADSLVYSDNDITNDVIQVLQKKH, encoded by the coding sequence GTGAAGGTAACACCGTTTTTACATATGGGCGCATTTACGCTGGCTCTGTTGATTGCGGCGGGAGGACTGCGAGTCAACGCGGGAGATAACCAGAGCGCTTCATCGCCACTGCTCCGGTCTGACATTGCAAGAGTAGATATGCAACGGGTCTATGAGGCCTCAGATGCGCCGACGGTTGTAGAGCAGAAGTATCAGGACGCCATGCTGAAAGCGGCCGATCAGTCGCGCCAAGCGCGGCGTGTGGCCTTTCTCACTCCGGAGGAGCTAGGCGAGTTTTTACATCTTATCACCTTGGACAACCCCACGCCGGCGCAGCAGGCGCGAATAAAGGAGCTGCAGAACCTTTCCGATCAGCGCAGTGCACAGCTGAACGCTCTAATTACGAAGCCGGATAAAGAGTTGACCGCTGCCGATCGCACCACCATGCAGACGCTGCAAGCGCGTCAACAACAGTATCTACAAGACATATTGCCGGGCATTGACAAGGAGCTTAGCGATAAGGCGCTTCAGACGGTGGATGATTGCCGTAAAGATCAGTTAGAGCAGTTACGCAACCTGGTCGCCGAGGTGGCGAGAAAAAAGGGAATTCATGAGGTATGGAGCGCCGACTCCCTCGTCTATTCCGACAACGACATTACGAATGACGTTATTCAGGTCTTGCAGAAGAAACACTAA
- the purN gene encoding phosphoribosylglycinamide formyltransferase, with protein MTEILEPLGEAQIAVFVSGEARGSNMQALLDACMEQRIKGEVRVVIGTRAEAPALTRAREAGVAVHVVSPKKYEGQEEAYAHALLRLLRRYEINLVCLAGYLLRLPAPIVAAYSYRVLNIHPALLPLFGGKGMYGRRVHEAVIESGMKVTGCTVHFVDNDYDTGPILVQRAIPVFDEDTPETLAARLLPEEHRAYVEAVDIRTSRWLCVKGRRVLVYDPFKSC; from the coding sequence TTGACTGAGATTTTGGAGCCTCTGGGAGAGGCACAGATAGCTGTATTCGTGTCGGGAGAAGCCCGAGGCAGCAACATGCAAGCGCTGCTAGATGCCTGTATGGAGCAGCGGATTAAGGGTGAAGTTCGTGTTGTGATCGGAACGCGAGCAGAGGCTCCTGCGTTGACACGAGCGCGCGAGGCCGGAGTGGCCGTTCATGTCGTTTCTCCAAAAAAGTATGAGGGGCAAGAAGAAGCGTATGCGCACGCCCTTCTACGCCTGTTGCGCCGCTATGAGATCAACTTAGTCTGTTTAGCGGGCTACCTCCTACGGCTACCGGCGCCGATCGTAGCGGCTTATTCCTACCGCGTGCTTAACATCCATCCGGCCTTATTGCCGCTATTCGGAGGGAAGGGAATGTATGGGAGACGGGTTCATGAGGCCGTCATTGAGAGCGGTATGAAGGTAACCGGTTGTACCGTGCATTTTGTGGATAATGATTACGATACGGGGCCGATCCTCGTGCAGCGTGCGATACCGGTGTTCGATGAGGATACGCCGGAAACGTTGGCCGCGAGGCTTTTACCCGAAGAGCATCGGGCCTATGTGGAGGCTGTGGACATACGCACGTCGAGATGGTTGTGCGTGAAGGGGCGTCGAGTGCTCGTATATGATCCTTTCAAGTCGTGCTAG
- a CDS encoding protein-glutamate methylesterase/protein-glutamine glutaminase, with protein MEKRIRVLIVDDSALIRLLLTKLLTSDPQIEVVGTASDPLQASQKIEELSPDVLTLDVEMPHMDGLTFLADLMNHHPLPVVMVSSLTQHGCETTIKALELGAVDFFPKPTLQQLNTSNDAALELLAKVKAAASARVVRRSASRSEALVAKLAPQQLMHQVILIGASTGGTEAIREILTSLPPNIPGIVMVQHMPPGFTSSFAQRLDKLCPFHVKEAQDGDRVQPGLALLAPGDFQTTLHRAYTGYYVQVQKSEPVNRHRPSVDALFNSAADSAKANVIAVLLTGMGEDGARGLYQLRQAGALTIAQDEATSVVFGMPRAAIALGAAEFVLPLPRIAQEIVRLLENMRPPMSA; from the coding sequence ATGGAGAAACGGATTCGAGTTCTTATTGTGGACGATAGCGCGCTTATACGTCTCTTGCTCACTAAGCTGCTTACCTCCGACCCACAAATTGAGGTGGTGGGTACCGCCTCAGATCCCCTACAAGCCTCACAGAAAATTGAAGAGCTCTCGCCCGACGTGCTCACGCTCGATGTTGAGATGCCTCATATGGATGGGCTAACCTTCCTAGCCGATCTCATGAACCACCATCCATTGCCTGTCGTCATGGTCTCCTCCCTAACCCAACATGGGTGCGAAACAACGATTAAAGCGCTGGAGCTTGGGGCAGTAGATTTCTTCCCAAAGCCTACTCTACAACAGCTCAACACGTCAAACGACGCCGCCCTAGAGCTACTTGCAAAAGTGAAGGCTGCCGCCTCTGCTCGCGTTGTTCGCCGATCAGCAAGTAGATCCGAGGCGCTCGTAGCGAAACTAGCGCCTCAGCAGCTCATGCATCAAGTGATTCTCATCGGCGCTTCCACCGGCGGCACGGAGGCCATACGCGAAATCCTCACCTCACTTCCCCCTAATATTCCCGGCATCGTCATGGTACAACACATGCCTCCTGGCTTCACGTCCTCCTTCGCACAGCGCCTCGATAAGCTATGCCCCTTCCATGTAAAGGAGGCACAAGATGGCGACAGAGTTCAACCTGGACTCGCCCTGCTTGCTCCAGGTGACTTTCAAACCACCCTGCATCGTGCCTACACAGGCTATTATGTTCAGGTCCAAAAATCCGAGCCGGTCAATCGGCATCGGCCTTCCGTAGATGCCCTCTTCAACTCGGCTGCAGATAGCGCCAAGGCCAACGTCATTGCCGTACTGCTTACCGGTATGGGAGAGGATGGAGCCCGTGGGCTTTATCAACTACGGCAAGCTGGGGCCCTCACCATCGCTCAAGACGAGGCAACAAGTGTCGTTTTCGGGATGCCGCGAGCGGCCATCGCGCTGGGAGCTGCCGAGTTCGTTCTCCCCTTGCCGCGCATCGCGCAAGAGATTGTTCGCCTTCTAGAAAACATGCGGCCCCCCATGAGTGCTTAA
- a CDS encoding tetratricopeptide repeat protein, with amino-acid sequence MDSTARIKGGLIVAAFLVGAALWFRMRFTEPTLLMQRYMEAVHLAETGDYEDAIAIWRRLMVEYPSFPYTYFQLGRFYTKTGHAAQAVPLLQSLVSEHPTFPEAQQTLAEACLAIGDGQCALQAAKQAVAQSPHSGTAHDLLSAAYGKSGDLGDCIREVLTAERYAPSNAAIWLHGANIFQQAQDVRLTEQQARRCIQLDPNNARAWYLLGWALNNEPGRPESLEALHALQRATALQPQDPLALAELGAVYLKLQRNREAVQTLLNALHVTAVPDANGGYSQKHLLARARVARLLGIAFLRMHKPDAAQKMFTECQVLSQRADKAPIRD; translated from the coding sequence ATGGACTCTACGGCTCGGATCAAGGGCGGCCTTATCGTCGCAGCTTTTCTTGTTGGCGCTGCACTCTGGTTCCGGATGCGCTTTACTGAGCCCACCCTTCTTATGCAGCGCTATATGGAGGCTGTTCATCTTGCGGAGACTGGCGACTACGAAGATGCCATTGCCATTTGGCGGCGTCTAATGGTGGAGTATCCCTCTTTTCCTTACACCTACTTTCAGCTAGGACGTTTTTACACGAAAACCGGACATGCCGCACAGGCCGTTCCCCTATTGCAGAGCCTCGTAAGTGAACATCCCACGTTTCCGGAGGCACAACAGACTTTAGCAGAGGCCTGTTTGGCAATAGGTGATGGACAATGCGCCTTACAGGCCGCGAAACAAGCTGTGGCCCAATCGCCCCATTCGGGGACAGCTCATGATCTACTCTCTGCTGCCTATGGTAAAAGTGGTGATCTTGGGGATTGTATCCGAGAAGTTCTAACGGCGGAGCGTTATGCTCCCTCCAATGCAGCAATATGGCTGCATGGAGCCAACATTTTCCAGCAGGCGCAAGACGTCCGTCTTACAGAGCAGCAGGCACGACGTTGTATTCAGCTCGATCCTAACAACGCGCGGGCGTGGTACCTTCTCGGATGGGCACTGAACAACGAGCCAGGAAGACCAGAGAGCCTAGAGGCGCTGCATGCCCTACAGCGTGCAACTGCGCTGCAACCACAAGATCCTCTTGCGTTGGCGGAACTAGGTGCTGTCTACTTGAAGTTGCAAAGAAATCGTGAGGCCGTGCAGACTCTGTTGAATGCTCTTCATGTTACCGCTGTTCCCGATGCGAATGGGGGCTACAGTCAGAAGCATCTTCTAGCTCGCGCGCGTGTAGCTCGGTTACTTGGGATCGCGTTTTTGCGAATGCATAAGCCGGATGCCGCACAGAAGATGTTCACGGAATGCCAAGTTCTTTCGCAGAGAGCAGATAAGGCACCTATTAGGGATTAA
- a CDS encoding DUF1559 domain-containing protein, whose amino-acid sequence MKTKKAFTLIELLVVIAIIAILAAILFPVFAQAREKARSISCLSNLKQIGLATMMYVQDYDETFFQLPWHQNPGDTGCPPNPNAPCPTVWWSDLLMPYIKNQQLFSCPSNSDTLFSTWGYTPPNYRVTYGLSDFIFDENNDQGGPYTLARLQSPADLAIISDDRYGWNWHTCQPNGTGGYAFYWDWSDPLSIWAGYGDFKGNSRNPRHFNGQNFAYADGHAKFGVLSVPAPDAGQGFANGLYYGAFRSAKVYDQNYSDKGCSQPTN is encoded by the coding sequence ATGAAAACCAAAAAGGCGTTTACATTGATCGAATTGCTTGTTGTGATCGCAATAATAGCGATTCTTGCAGCAATTCTGTTTCCGGTGTTTGCGCAGGCACGCGAAAAAGCGCGCTCGATCTCATGTCTGTCAAATCTCAAACAGATCGGGCTAGCGACGATGATGTATGTGCAAGATTACGATGAAACCTTCTTCCAGCTGCCCTGGCATCAAAACCCTGGAGACACAGGATGTCCCCCAAACCCGAACGCTCCCTGCCCAACTGTATGGTGGAGCGATCTACTGATGCCCTATATTAAGAACCAGCAGCTCTTCAGCTGCCCTAGCAATAGCGATACGCTATTCAGTACGTGGGGATATACTCCACCTAACTATCGTGTAACGTATGGTTTGAGCGATTTTATTTTCGATGAAAATAACGATCAGGGAGGACCTTATACTTTAGCTCGTCTTCAAAGCCCAGCTGATTTAGCGATTATTAGCGATGATCGTTATGGATGGAATTGGCATACCTGTCAACCAAACGGTACAGGAGGGTATGCCTTTTATTGGGATTGGTCGGATCCTCTATCCATATGGGCTGGTTATGGCGACTTCAAGGGGAATTCGCGAAACCCGCGTCATTTCAATGGACAAAACTTCGCTTATGCCGACGGCCACGCGAAGTTTGGCGTGCTGAGTGTTCCTGCACCAGATGCTGGACAGGGTTTTGCAAATGGGTTGTACTACGGAGCCTTTCGTAGTGCCAAGGTGTACGACCAGAACTACAGCGACAAAGGTTGTAGCCAACCAACGAACTAG
- a CDS encoding LacI family DNA-binding transcriptional regulator: protein MSSQLLKPMTVELGAVRVVRDGPLPRHLQVKQILRDLVHRGVWKAGDKIPAETEIASSLGVSKMTVNKAILALVEEGLFYREVGRGTFVKDTSASGVRTHRKRVSDWPRRQTSTIYHVITVGPTEMVADNEYLCALLLAMRCQVSPLEVTLMLQQVRGQDYVRFWRADHSAGWIIVAPRQEDVEGLYALAAEGARAVVVGASWQGVPLPCVDSNNREGAEMAVDYLFRLGHRKLGLVYAEPNAINTQDRILGFQAALQAKVLPFRPDWMIDAGTPEGIAESARSRLRELLSAPERPTAFLAAGPFLARTLLELAQEEGISVPEQLSIVGFDDPTAMAQAVPKLTTVKQPLEAMGREAIKKLQEMHAKGMIKLTEPDRVFLSCSLVTRESTAPPPP from the coding sequence ATGTCATCGCAGTTGTTAAAGCCAATGACGGTTGAGCTCGGAGCCGTGCGTGTCGTGAGAGACGGGCCTTTGCCGCGTCATCTCCAAGTAAAGCAGATTCTTCGCGATCTTGTGCACCGTGGGGTGTGGAAGGCGGGTGACAAAATACCGGCGGAGACAGAGATCGCTAGCAGTTTGGGAGTCAGCAAAATGACGGTGAATAAGGCCATCTTGGCTTTAGTAGAAGAGGGGCTTTTCTACCGAGAAGTGGGACGAGGCACCTTTGTGAAGGACACTTCTGCTAGTGGGGTTCGTACGCATCGTAAACGGGTTTCCGATTGGCCTCGCCGTCAAACGTCCACCATCTATCATGTGATAACGGTGGGCCCTACCGAGATGGTTGCTGACAACGAGTACCTTTGCGCGCTCCTGTTAGCGATGCGCTGTCAGGTAAGTCCCCTAGAGGTAACCCTGATGCTTCAACAGGTGCGTGGGCAGGATTATGTGCGTTTCTGGCGCGCTGATCATAGTGCTGGTTGGATCATTGTAGCGCCGCGCCAGGAGGACGTAGAGGGACTGTATGCTCTTGCTGCAGAGGGAGCAAGAGCGGTGGTTGTTGGAGCATCCTGGCAGGGTGTGCCGCTTCCCTGTGTGGATAGTAATAACCGCGAAGGCGCGGAAATGGCCGTGGATTACCTATTTCGTTTAGGGCACCGCAAGCTTGGTTTAGTTTATGCCGAGCCAAATGCGATCAACACCCAAGATCGAATTCTTGGTTTTCAGGCCGCCTTACAAGCAAAGGTTTTGCCGTTTCGGCCGGATTGGATGATAGACGCTGGAACTCCAGAGGGTATTGCGGAATCTGCCCGCTCCAGGCTGCGTGAGCTTCTTAGCGCGCCGGAGCGTCCAACAGCCTTTTTGGCTGCCGGTCCCTTTTTGGCGCGGACTTTGCTGGAGCTTGCTCAGGAAGAGGGCATAAGTGTTCCGGAACAGCTTTCTATCGTTGGGTTTGACGATCCGACGGCGATGGCTCAGGCAGTACCTAAGCTAACGACCGTTAAACAACCATTGGAAGCTATGGGACGAGAGGCGATCAAAAAGCTGCAGGAGATGCACGCGAAAGGCATGATCAAGCTCACCGAGCCTGATCGAGTCTTTCTATCTTGTAGCCTCGTCACACGTGAATCGACGGCTCCGCCTCCGCCATAA
- the nagA gene encoding N-acetylglucosamine-6-phosphate deacetylase: protein MRILASVAADALSFRENALVSLEEGRIRSVETWNNATTAQTGDLDVRRWRLVPGFVDIHVHGGAGRSVMEADEEAIQEISYHLAQHGVTSFLPTTITGPRDRLASVLEVVTRLMQSGDYEGAQILGCHLEGPYINPQKKGAQPEAYILEPDGGDFLRWAGPYLETVRIMTLAPELPGAEQMMSILATAGVIVSIGHTNATYVEVDRAIGFGARHVTHCGNAMRGMESREPGVLGAALARSELVAELIWDNIHVHPAVCKAIIEAKGAHGVILISDGIPGAGMPDGYTFSLGDLPVVVASGAARLPDGTLAGSLLTLDRAFSNAGDYDLRKRTCMSSYNALCALGLNHRKGRIAPGYDADLVVLDEEGTVRLTIVGGRIVYDKREN from the coding sequence ATGCGTATTTTGGCGAGCGTAGCTGCGGATGCCCTATCCTTTAGGGAAAATGCTCTTGTATCGCTTGAAGAGGGCCGAATCCGTTCGGTTGAAACTTGGAACAATGCGACCACAGCGCAAACGGGGGACTTGGATGTGCGCAGGTGGAGACTTGTTCCAGGGTTTGTAGATATCCATGTTCATGGTGGGGCGGGGCGCTCGGTAATGGAGGCAGATGAGGAGGCGATACAGGAAATTTCGTACCATCTTGCACAGCATGGAGTGACTAGTTTTTTACCGACAACGATCACCGGCCCTCGAGATCGTTTAGCATCCGTTTTAGAGGTAGTCACTCGTCTAATGCAAAGTGGGGATTACGAGGGGGCTCAAATTCTCGGTTGTCATCTTGAGGGGCCTTATATCAATCCGCAGAAAAAGGGGGCACAGCCCGAAGCGTACATTTTGGAGCCAGATGGTGGTGATTTCTTGCGTTGGGCTGGGCCCTATTTGGAAACGGTGCGGATCATGACGCTGGCGCCGGAGTTGCCGGGTGCGGAACAGATGATGAGTATCTTAGCGACAGCAGGAGTTATTGTATCTATTGGGCATACCAACGCCACCTATGTGGAAGTTGATAGGGCTATTGGATTTGGAGCACGTCATGTAACGCATTGTGGCAATGCAATGCGTGGTATGGAGAGCCGAGAGCCAGGGGTTTTGGGGGCTGCACTCGCCCGATCAGAGTTAGTGGCAGAGCTGATTTGGGATAACATCCATGTGCATCCTGCCGTTTGTAAAGCTATTATAGAGGCAAAGGGAGCACACGGGGTTATCCTGATTTCCGACGGTATTCCGGGGGCGGGCATGCCAGATGGATATACCTTCTCCTTGGGCGATCTACCCGTGGTGGTAGCTAGCGGTGCAGCGCGTTTGCCGGATGGAACTTTAGCCGGCAGCTTATTGACCCTCGATCGCGCATTTTCCAATGCAGGAGACTATGACTTACGGAAACGTACCTGCATGTCATCCTATAACGCCCTATGCGCTTTGGGGTTGAATCATCGAAAGGGGCGCATCGCCCCTGGCTATGATGCCGACTTAGTGGTTTTAGATGAAGAGGGAACGGTACGCCTGACGATAGTAGGGGGGCGTATCGTTTACGATAAACGGGAGAATTAA
- a CDS encoding Nramp family divalent metal transporter codes for MTILKEQTKTKGHVVRHRWQKELLTFLLVFGPGLIVMEADNDAGAVSTYTQAGAQYGTHLLWVLLLLLPITYFVQEMVARLGIATGQGHAAMIYRRFGKWWGFFSLMDLLIVNFLTIVTEFAAIALAWEKMGVSPYIAVPVFAIGLIVLVVTGHYLRWERPTIVLCLLDSIWLIVAMLCHPVSKQVVHDSIVPNIPPGGLTSNLVFLVIALVGTTIAPWQLFFQQSCVADKRLRFSDLKWERLDTFLGACFTIIVAGCMMLAGDAAYRHHINYTDPAQMAVALGPIIGPFVKYAILLLMCNAAVLGATAVSLSSAWAFGEVKGWKHTLNATFKEAPGFYSIYAICVLLAAGIVLIPGAPLQLIIISVQVLAGIMLPAAIVFLQLLLNDRELLGEEFTNKPWNNWINWIIIILLFALSFILAAQVIAPNLFPASS; via the coding sequence ATGACTATTCTTAAAGAGCAAACAAAAACCAAAGGCCATGTGGTACGTCACCGCTGGCAAAAGGAGCTACTCACCTTTCTTCTCGTGTTTGGGCCTGGGCTTATCGTTATGGAGGCCGACAATGATGCCGGAGCGGTATCAACCTACACGCAGGCAGGAGCGCAGTATGGAACCCACCTCTTATGGGTACTCCTTCTGCTCCTGCCCATTACCTACTTCGTTCAAGAGATGGTAGCACGGCTTGGAATCGCCACCGGTCAAGGCCATGCAGCCATGATCTATCGGCGATTTGGAAAATGGTGGGGGTTCTTCTCCCTGATGGATCTCCTCATCGTTAATTTTCTAACCATCGTCACTGAGTTTGCAGCGATTGCTCTGGCTTGGGAAAAAATGGGCGTCAGCCCCTATATCGCCGTACCGGTCTTCGCCATTGGCTTGATCGTGCTAGTTGTTACTGGTCACTACCTGCGATGGGAGCGCCCCACTATCGTTCTCTGCCTACTCGATAGTATCTGGCTCATTGTCGCAATGCTTTGCCATCCTGTCTCCAAACAAGTTGTCCACGACTCGATCGTACCCAACATTCCGCCCGGAGGCCTCACGTCAAACTTGGTGTTTCTCGTTATCGCCCTGGTGGGAACAACGATCGCACCGTGGCAGCTCTTCTTCCAACAGTCCTGCGTGGCCGATAAACGCCTTCGCTTCTCCGATCTTAAATGGGAACGTCTAGACACTTTTCTTGGTGCCTGCTTTACCATTATTGTGGCTGGCTGCATGATGCTTGCCGGCGATGCGGCCTATCGGCACCATATCAACTATACGGATCCAGCTCAAATGGCTGTGGCGCTTGGGCCAATTATTGGCCCCTTCGTGAAATACGCCATTCTGTTGCTCATGTGCAATGCTGCCGTTTTAGGCGCTACCGCAGTCTCTCTTTCTAGCGCATGGGCTTTTGGAGAAGTGAAAGGCTGGAAGCACACCCTCAATGCGACATTTAAGGAAGCGCCAGGCTTTTATAGCATCTATGCCATCTGCGTGCTTTTGGCAGCAGGTATCGTCCTCATCCCAGGAGCCCCACTGCAGCTTATCATTATCAGCGTGCAGGTGCTCGCGGGCATTATGCTCCCTGCCGCCATCGTCTTCCTGCAACTGCTGCTCAACGATCGCGAGCTTTTAGGAGAAGAGTTCACCAATAAGCCTTGGAACAACTGGATCAACTGGATCATTATCATCCTGTTGTTCGCGCTCTCCTTTATCCTCGCAGCTCAAGTGATCGCACCGAACCTGTTTCCCGCATCGTCCTAA